The following coding sequences are from one Rhinoraja longicauda isolate Sanriku21f unplaced genomic scaffold, sRhiLon1.1 Scf000560, whole genome shotgun sequence window:
- the LOC144591084 gene encoding uncharacterized protein LOC144591084 produces MKLQFFCSRVYTGVTFNFLVFLLPSIIAGSGPDHIYFSNLAAEVVLKGPERPENSEHVLKWKSHSGQHTQKLATLVKGTWGRWNLYMNQHLETFALFKDLQLAHGIQYIKIRQPAFNFAGLLTLIQKQPTKQIVKQYEIFGLKVEIGSQRPVVGSDVTLSCTISRLSDTVSLHWRPKASSQQSRSNTEQIRLNNTVYLMIRHVTVEDGKLYVCEVQENGIIVHTRKADFFVNPELLYNNITLYRVGTGHSELHLNCYYRSYFNYAKWSWSSPLHQIQEKEIANASIYQPVHLNRTYFKNRMATTMASFSGYDFTAKIVPVLFEDAGVYKCSMDSNWIVTFKLITTKVTAEETEGDTVTLTCSVSDITESMKLVWINGNDRYVGEKTLAGDEKSVKLTILKADEDKWDWKCGVFYLDRPQLLIPFYLEPSGSGNFIYFFHQEGQFVLKGPDSPGNSAIDWEWRPHTGQQTTKRLATFHREGQQWAVRWSDEYNQIPGISQRMRVDWGTLNLRIRKPTFELAGLFTWTQTQPGGKILRQWELFGIKVEADSPRPVMGSDITLSCTFSRLPDTVSLHWKPRGSSQQSRRNNTDQIRLNNTVYLIVQHIGAGNPNLYTWEVQENGSIVLTANTNIEVDQDLYGKTYTVYRSVTDHSELDLICEASAKFSETKWTWRSQHFQNQEKEIASTRSSEPIHIKRSYFKDRLEIITGNLNSKNFSVRIVPVWFEDAGVYTCSLSSYEYVTIELITVTVTAEPSDAVTEGDTVTLTCSVSHVTKSMTLVWINDDDKTAEEETYTEQIHEGKSLQLIIPKADGARRKWKCVVFHQNTPKILIPYHMQVKKKYTFKHYPVVITGTLALFLIIVLAVVLCLRKYKLTGGNKTLVPETSHKAEYMAVNRKPKKE; encoded by the exons ATGAAGCTACAATTTTTCTGCAGCAGAGTCTACACAGGGGTGACTTTCAATTTTTTAGTGTTTCTACTTCCATCTATTATCGCAGGAA GCGGTCCAGACCATATTTACTTTTCAAATCTTGCTGCTGAAGTTGTTCTGAAAGGACCAGAGAGACCAGAAAATAGTGAGCATGTGTTGAAATGGAAGTCACACTCAGGGCAACATACCCAGAAACTGGCGACTCTCGTCAAAGGAACTTGGGGCAGGTGGAATTTATATATGAATCAGCACTTGGAAACCTTCGCCTTGTTCAAGGACTTACAACTTGCTCATGGTATCCAATATATAAAGATAAGACaacctgcatttaactttgcggGATTGCTCACATTGATTCAAAAACAACCAACGAAGCAAATCGTGAAACAATATGAAATATTTGGACTCAAAG TTGAGATAGGTTCACAGCGGCCTGTGGTGGGCAGTGATGTCACACTCAGCTGCACCATCTCCAGACTCTCAGATACAGTCAGTCTTCACTGGAGACCAAAGGCTTCATCCCAGCAGAGCAGGAGCAACACTGAGCAGATCCGCCTGAATAACACGGTCTATCTGATGATCCGACATGTTACAGTGGAGGATGGGAAGTTGTATGTGTGTgaagtgcaggaaaatggaatcATTGTTCACACAAGGAAAGCAGATTTTTTTGTGAATCCCG AGTTACTCTACAACAATATCACCCTATATCGTGTGGGCACAGGTCACAGTGAACTCCACCTGAACTGTTATTATCGTAGTTACTTCAATTATGCTAAATGGTCCTGGAGCTCACCGCTGCATCAAATTCAGGAGAAAGAAATAGCAAATGCATCAATATATCAGCCAGTCCATCTTAACCGCACTTACTTTAAGAATCGAATGGCGACTACAATGGCCTCGTTTTCTGGATATGATTTCACTGCAAAGATTGtccctgtattgtttgaagatgcAGGAGTTTATAAGTGTTCCATGGATTCCAATTGGATTGTGACTTTTAAATTAATCACAACGAAAG TTACAGCTGAAGAGACTGAAGGAGACACCGTTACCTTGACCTGCTCTGTGTCTGATATCACTGAGTCAATGAAACTGGTGTGGATTAATGGCAATGACAGATATGTTGGAGAAAAGACCCTGGCTGGGGATGAGAAATCAGTGAAGCTGACAATTCTGAAAGCTGATGAAGACAAATGGGACTGGAAGTGTGGTGTGTTTTATCTCGACAGGCCTCAactattaatcccattttatctgGAGCCCAGTG GGAGCGGGAATTTCATTTACTTTTTCCACCAGGAAGGCCAATTTGTGTTGAAAGGACCAGACAGTCCTGGAAACAGCGCCATTGACTGGGAATGGAGGCCACACACAGGGCAACAAACCACAAAGCGATTGGCCACTTTTCACAGAGAAGGTCAGCAGTGGGCCGTACGGTGGAGTGATGAGTACAATCAAATACCAGGCATTTCCCAGAGGATGCGTGTGGACTGGGGTACCCTTAATCTGAGGATCAGGAAGCCCACCTTTGAACTTGCGGGACTGTTCACCTGGACTCAGACACAGCCCGGTGGGAAAATCCTGAGACAGTGGGAACTATTTGGAATCAAAG TTGAGGCAGACTCACCGAGGCCAGTaatgggcagtgacatcaccctcAGCTGTACCTTCTCCAGACTCCCAGATACCGTCAGTCTTCACTGGAAACCAAGAGGCTCATCTCAGCAGAGCAGGAGGAACAACACTGATCAGATCCGTCTGAATAACACCGTTTATCTGATAGTCCAACACATTGGAGCAGGAAATCCCAATCTGTACACATGGGAAGTGCAGGAAAATGGCTCCATTGTTCTCACTGCAAACACCAATATTGAGGTGGATCAGG ATTTATATGGTAAGACGTACACAGTTTATCGTTCAGTCACAGACCACAGTGAACTCGACCTGATTTGTGAAGCTTCTGCTAAGTTCAGTGAAACCAAATGGACTTGGAGATCACAACATTTCCAGAATCAAGAGAAGGAAATAGCTTCCACTCGCAGTTCTGAGCCGATCCATATCAAGAGGAGCTACTTTAAGGATCGACTGGAAATCATAACGGGAAATTTGAACAGCAAGAATTTCAGTGTGAGGATTGTCCCCGTGTGGTTTGAAGATGCCGGAGTTTACACGTGTTCTTTGAGTTCATATGAATATGTGACCATTGAACTAATCACAGTTACAG TCACAGCTGAACCTTCTGATGCAGTGACTGAGGGAGACACAGTTACCCTGACCTGCTCTGTGTCTCACGTCACCAAATCAATGACGCTGGTTTGGATCAATGATGATGACAAAACTGCGGAAGAGGAAACATATACGGAACAAATACATGAAGGGAAATCTTTACAGTTGATTATTCCAAAAGCCGATGGAGCCAGAAGGAAGTGGAAATGTGTTGTGTTTCATCAAAATACACCCAAGATTTTAATTCCGTATCATATGCAGGTGAAGA AGAAATATACTTTTAAACACTACCCTGTTGTAATTACCGGGACACTGGCTCTTTTCCTCATCATTGTCCTGGCAGTGGTGCTGTGTCTAAGGAAGTATAAGCTTACAG